The Microtus pennsylvanicus isolate mMicPen1 chromosome 14, mMicPen1.hap1, whole genome shotgun sequence DNA window ggaTTTCAGTAAGCTAATCcattttatatgaataaatatgtgtCTAGTAATACCCTTTATGGCTCAAATGAAATTAATGTTGTCATATTTCTGAAATAGTGCCCTAAAATAACAAGCCTAAAGTTGTCAAAGGTAACATCAATTAAAAGGTCATTATGAATTTTGAAAGTTATTAGGTTTTATACTTCAGGTTGGAATATTTTGCAGTTTAATTGCTATACCTGAGATGTGAAATATACTTGCATGTATAAATTCATGTTTTAAGctgaattttaactttaagctGTTCAGTGCAGACCTCTCAGAAAAATCAGATACAATTTTTATAAATGACTCTAAACTCCCAAAATACTTATTTGAATGAATGTTCACTTCagaatttttcttcaaaattattcACTGTCTGATGTGAACTAAATGTCTTGCAGGTAAAGTGAAAGTTAAAAGCTTCCTCAAAAAATGGATGTCAGAATATTCTTTGGAATTTCAATTTTTACCtcacaaattaaacaaaataatacattaaTAAAACCATTTCAAAATCATCTACTTCTTACTATGTGTCAAATTTCAATTTCCTCTTTCTACAGCACACCAGAGGGTGTGGTCGCAAAACACATCAGCCATAGGAAAGCTTTTTACTAAGCTTGTTGCTTTTTACTTTAGCATAttgtctttttttccaattttttaaagTCTACTGTAAAAATGTAGTGGGCATATTTACATGATGTACAAAATTCCCATCGGTTGCCTCCTTGAGAAATGTCCTCAGTGTCCACAGTGGAGTGGGTAAGACAGCGCGCGATGGAGACGAACTGGTGCGTGTGCCGCTGTTCTTCCCTTAAATCCGAGGGTAGCTGCACCCACAGTCACCGTTCACCTTCCATCCACTCATAGCACTGTTTAAGTGAAATCTTAAACCATTCGACCAAAATGACTTTTTCACACTAAGTAGTGCTCTTATTCAGACgcataatttctttaaaaataaaaccttagtTATTTCCAATGAAGTAAACCCTTGTAGTATGAATAGTAATTCTGCACTACAGAGAAATGATCCCCATATGGTTATTtcttcaaaaagacaaaacaccaaAATCAATGCAGGCTTGATGTTTCCCAATTCTACATTTTGCATCAATagcttacaaaattaaaaattaaactaagtacatgataaaaagatatttttgtttacAAAGAATACCACGTCTTATATGTCACATAAACTGCCAAATATcaaatattctattttgtttttcaggggAAACACCAACTGTTCCAAAAGAATGTGTTTTTCTCCTGTTCTGGGAATCAACATGAAGTCTGAATCAAACATTACAGTGCGAGATGACATTGAGGACATCGACACCAATATGTACCAACCACTATCATACCCATTAAGCTTTCAAGTGTCTCTCACTGGATTTCTCATGTTAGAAATTGTGCTGGGACTTGGCAGCAACCTTACTGTATTGGTACTTTACTGCATGAAATCCAACTTAATCAACTCAGTCAGTAACATTATTACAATGAATCTCCATGTACTTGATGTAATAATCTGTGTGGGATGTATTCCTCTAACTATAGTGATCCTTCTGCTCTCACTGGAGAGTAACACTGCTCTCATCTGCTGTTTCCATGAAGCCTGTGTTTCCTTTGCAAGTGTTTCGACAGCAATCAACGTTTTTGCTATCACTCTGGACAGATACGACATCTCTGTAAAACCTGCAAACAGAATTCTGACAATGGGCAGAGCTGTAATGCTAATGACATCCatttggattttttctttcttctcattcctGATTCCCTTCATTGAAGTAAATTTTTTCAGTCTTCAAAGTGGAAACGCATGGGAAAACAAGACCCTGCTGTGTGTCAGCACAAGTGAGTACTACACTGAGCTGGGGATGTATTACCACCTTCTGGTTCAGATCCCCATCTTCTTCTTCACGGTTGTAGTAATGCTCATCACATACACCAAGATACTTCAGGCTCTTAACATCCGGATAGGCACCAGATTCTCAACAGGGCAGAAGAAGAAAGTTCGGAAGAAAAAGACAATCTCTCTAAGCACACACGAGACCACAGACATGTCACAGAGCAGTGGTGGGAGAAACGTGGTTTTTGGTGTGAGAACTTCAGTCTCTGTCATAATCGCCCTCCGGCGCGCTGTGAAGCGCCACCGGGAACGACGAGAACGGCAGAAAAGAGTCTTCAAGATGTCTTTATTGATTATTTCTACATTTCTTCTCTGTTGGACaccaatttctgttttaaataccACAATTTTATGTTTAGGCCCAAGTGACCTTTTAGTAAAATTAAGATTGTGTTTTCTAGTCATGGCTTATGGAACCACTATATTCCACCCTCTCTTGTATGCATTCACCAGACAAAAATTTCAAAAggtcttaaaaagcaaaatgaaaaaacgAGTTGTTTCCATAGTTGAAGCTGATCCCATGCCTAACAATGCTGTAATACACAACTCATGGATAGAtcctaagagaaataaaaaggttACCTATGAGGACAGTGAAATAAGGGAGAAATGTTTAGTACCTCAGGTTGTCACAGACTAGGGAGAAGTCTAAGCTTCACCAAATCTACATTCAGaagagttttaaatttaaattgtaaaaacTTATTACTGCCAAATGTAAGAGAAAACCATTCTCAGTACTGGTTCTGTTGTAAATTTCCAATGTGAATGTCAATTAGATTAGGTCATATATACTCAATTTCTTCattatttaatgtatttgttGCATGGCAGTTTGTTAAAAGTAATATCATGTGTATATTGTCAATATTATGTCCATCAGAAGATACTCATGTAAGTCATATTTTCTAAAGAATAAATACATAGCCTTAAAACAGTGTATAACTTTAAAATGTAACTGACACAGgtatctacatttttaaatgtatgaaacCTATTATTTCTAAGCCACAACCTAGATATATTTATATGAGAAGTTGCATAAAATTTAACACAAAAAT harbors:
- the Gpr22 gene encoding G-protein coupled receptor 22 codes for the protein MSKLSMTSCINLWKTTMVSQKAHKAAANRGNTNCSKRMCFSPVLGINMKSESNITVRDDIEDIDTNMYQPLSYPLSFQVSLTGFLMLEIVLGLGSNLTVLVLYCMKSNLINSVSNIITMNLHVLDVIICVGCIPLTIVILLLSLESNTALICCFHEACVSFASVSTAINVFAITLDRYDISVKPANRILTMGRAVMLMTSIWIFSFFSFLIPFIEVNFFSLQSGNAWENKTLLCVSTSEYYTELGMYYHLLVQIPIFFFTVVVMLITYTKILQALNIRIGTRFSTGQKKKVRKKKTISLSTHETTDMSQSSGGRNVVFGVRTSVSVIIALRRAVKRHRERRERQKRVFKMSLLIISTFLLCWTPISVLNTTILCLGPSDLLVKLRLCFLVMAYGTTIFHPLLYAFTRQKFQKVLKSKMKKRVVSIVEADPMPNNAVIHNSWIDPKRNKKVTYEDSEIREKCLVPQVVTD